In a genomic window of Prochlorococcus marinus str. GP2:
- a CDS encoding 2Fe-2S iron-sulfur cluster-binding protein: protein MPEYNIKVQFEQKTFSFLCSDDQDIISAAKINGIDLPSSCCSGVCTDCASMILEGSVDQEDAMGLNDDLREKGFALLCVAYPKSDLNIVIGKEVEDDLYNDQFGKYQK from the coding sequence ATGCCTGAATACAATATCAAAGTTCAATTTGAGCAAAAGACTTTTAGTTTTTTATGTTCTGATGATCAAGATATTATTTCAGCGGCAAAAATTAATGGAATAGATTTACCAAGTAGTTGTTGTTCAGGAGTTTGTACAGATTGTGCATCTATGATACTGGAAGGATCTGTAGATCAAGAAGATGCGATGGGATTAAATGATGATTTAAGGGAAAAGGGCTTTGCACTCTTATGTGTGGCATATCCTAAGTCAGATTTGAATATTGTTATTGGTAAAGAAGTCGAAGATGATTTATATAATGATCAATTTGGTAAATATCAAAAATGA
- a CDS encoding DUF3326 domain-containing protein, which yields MENSPTIFIVPTGIGCEVGGFAGDALPTAKLLASASGCLITHPNVMNGGTLSEKDKNIFYVEGYSLDRLAKGEIALKRVKQQKIGIIFDSAIEKEILLRHLQVADACVSTLGINVHSYVITKKPLNIVIDSDSSKISGGTIENPDTLIDAGKFLIERGVTAIAIVAKFPDDLDPLETNIYREGKGVDPIAGVEAVISHLISKFLKVPCAHAPALNPIELNENLDPRAAAEEIGYTFLPSVLIGLSNAPDIVELPSKNESISLHPDQIESIVVPNGALGGEAVLAGIEKGLNIISVQNKNTLKVTNEFYEYPNLFEVDNYLEAAGIILAIKEGINLDSVKRPLKKIQKISNND from the coding sequence ATGGAAAATTCACCAACAATATTTATTGTTCCAACTGGTATTGGTTGTGAAGTAGGAGGTTTTGCTGGCGATGCACTTCCAACCGCTAAATTATTAGCATCGGCAAGTGGATGTTTAATTACTCATCCAAATGTTATGAATGGCGGTACTCTTTCTGAAAAAGATAAAAATATTTTTTATGTTGAGGGTTATAGTTTAGATCGACTTGCTAAAGGAGAAATAGCTTTAAAAAGGGTAAAGCAACAGAAAATTGGGATAATTTTTGATTCAGCCATTGAAAAAGAAATTTTGTTAAGACATTTACAAGTTGCTGATGCATGTGTTTCTACTTTAGGGATTAATGTTCATTCTTATGTGATTACAAAAAAGCCATTAAACATAGTTATTGATTCTGATTCTTCAAAAATCAGTGGTGGCACTATTGAAAATCCTGATACTTTAATTGATGCTGGAAAATTTTTAATAGAAAGAGGAGTTACAGCAATAGCAATTGTTGCAAAATTTCCAGATGATCTAGATCCTTTAGAAACAAATATCTATCGCGAGGGGAAAGGGGTTGATCCTATCGCTGGAGTCGAAGCAGTTATAAGCCATTTAATAAGCAAATTTTTAAAAGTTCCCTGTGCTCACGCACCTGCTTTAAATCCAATTGAATTGAATGAAAATTTAGATCCTCGTGCAGCTGCAGAAGAAATAGGATACACCTTTTTACCATCAGTACTGATTGGCTTAAGCAATGCACCTGACATTGTTGAATTGCCTTCTAAAAATGAATCAATCTCACTACACCCTGATCAGATTGAATCTATTGTTGTACCAAATGGTGCATTAGGAGGAGAAGCAGTGCTAGCAGGGATTGAAAAAGGTTTAAATATCATATCTGTACAAAATAAAAATACATTAAAAGTGACAAATGAGTTTTATGAATATCCCAATCTTTTTGAAGTGGATAATTATCTAGAAGCTGCAGGCATAATTCTTGCTATCAAAGAAGGTATCAACCTTGATTCAGTAAAACGTCCTTTAAAAAAAATTCAAAAAATTTCTAATAATGATTAA